A region of the Cydia strobilella chromosome 18, ilCydStro3.1, whole genome shotgun sequence genome:
AAAggcaaataaattacatttaatatgacggatataaattaagtaaaattttaaccGCAGATGTCCGCTATATGTGACAGAGTATTATGCATACATTGCAACTGTGAAACGTTGATCGTCTTCATACGGGGTAATTGAAGGGTCAAAGTCGTTTTTtagggtccgtacccaaagggtaaaaacgggaccctattactaagactccgctgttcgtctgtccgtgtCTGTctgaacagttgaaattttcacagatgatgtatttctgttgccgctataacaacaaatactaaaaagtacggaaccctcggtgcgcgagtccgactcgcacttggccggttttttattattgttcgaTAGAAATGATAAATATATTCAGTTAATTTAGTTATAACGTAGAAATTACAACGATGTTAAACAATTCAGTAAGgcaaataattttaaagataattttgaTCTTTTCTAATTGATATTACCTTTATTGCACATTGTCTTAACCAcatataacataataatatacaaacaaacattattttaCATAGAGTAATATTTTAGGTTACATATTTATTCTccgatattaaatttattatggaCTACACTAGTAATTACAATTCGGCTATTTATGTTTAATGAGGAATTGATTTTTTAGTGCATCTAATCctcgattaaaataaaataaaatagtgttgttctttataaaaatatgttgacTACGATTCAGCGTGAGTAGCCAGCCTAATTTTAACCGATgtcccatggagactatataaaggagccaaatctctatgtatgaaaagtatccatcaaaaaacagtaattaggcggcgccaccatacaccgaaatactaccaaaaacaacctacgtaatttggtcgggttatttgttggttcatgttatactcatgtcccagagcctaactagcgccaccggagagattagtaactattatttaaagctgaaagcggtcacttttgcaacaattctgccataagagattggcatcctttctataccatccatacgatGTCCATTCGTTTAATGACGTTAGAAACACTTatcatcatagacatagtatatacaagtagtagacatgaaaccgagcgaccaggggtaagagaaagacatattaatatatttgacagtttaatgtatggcagcataatcctttttctctttcactcttataaattttggtatttcgccatcgcctcctacctatgccataacccgaccatgaaaggCCCGGTCGGTGacaaggacaaagcatggcactattttctctttcctcttataggaatcgcaataagactatctttctttatcaaaaagtgtcaggcccttgcttatCATTGTCGAATGATATAGCAAGATGTCAGTGAAACAgttgtataaattaaaaattaggcTGCCAGCCAATGACGTTGTTGTGGATGTCCCAGCGTATAGATCGGGATATCCGGATCCACGTctgggtaaatatttttttttatatatcgtGCAAGTCTGAACTTTTTGTTAAGTTTCCCCTTACTATCAGAGTCGCATCAATGTAACTCTGCATAGCATATTTTGCTGTCATGGCAGACGGACAGTGTGGAAATATAGTCGTAATTTATgtgaaaatatgaaatataaaaagacACTTCTACAATTTTTTCTGTCAAAGTGGATGCAGAGTTAACTTAGACGGATTCCATTTTAATTattgacaataaaatatttaggaTGTCCTACTTAGCTATGGCAGTGCCGTTTAAGTTTTGTGTTTTCTAAGAGAATTAATAGTGTCAAGGATTACATGCACCAACTGTTTACGTGATAAATAATTCGCTATTTGGTAGAAAAGTTCTTCGGAAGAAATCGAGCCTTAGTCAGTAAACTATTTGGTTACAGTTGTGGAGTAAGATTGATTCATAGGTTCCATATTTTCCTGTTGTTCCTTTATTAGCCCAGAGAATTATCGGTGAAAGGTACGAAGGTAAAAGGTATTCACGGTACGACTTTCTCGTTTGGAATATACAATTAAGTACCGCGACACTCGtgttttttctcaaaaaacatgaaaattttGGCATTGACGTACGATTGGCAGTCTTCGTATTGGGcgtcataaaaataatcaaacatAGATTTCAAGTATACTGGCCTCTGATATTAAAGAACCACCGAACAACAATAGAGATAGCTTGAGATTTAGCAGAAGATTAACAGTTTTTGACACCTCCAGAGCTGTTCCGCAGAACTACTGACAGAAATACAGGCAGTCAGAAGAAGTCTAGAATCTCTAGATGCTGTAGCAGAAAAAACCTGTTAAATTGGTAAAGGATTTTGATAAAGGTTTACGGACGTAAGAAGCTGCCGAAATAACGATTGTTCTGCGGAACTACGGACAGAAACTAGTCTTTTCGAAGTAGGTAGTGGCCGTGGTGCAgaaagatttttaaaatatggcGTTCCAAACAGAAGGGAAAAAACATGACCCATCTATCGAGGATTAACCCTGGTAAGCGCTGAGAGTAGTTAAATGTGCCTAAGAGAGTTGACTGCTAAATATACTGAGATGGTCTTTAAATTCTTGGGAGAGGGCTATGCTGGAACCTATAGCTAACCCTAACCCCCCTTACTCCACAACGCTCGGTCTAACCTAAAGGACACTGTAGCCTACTCCTGCGCCTCGCTCCGTCATCGCAGGCCGCACTGCAGCAGCACGGACGCAAGCAGCAGCATGCACGTCATGCTCGACGCGATGCCTGTGATGGCGCTCTCGTTCCGTCGGAGAATCGCAGCCATTTTGTTGCCTGGAAATTTAAAGGGTGGGTTTAGAGAGAATCGCCACGGCTGAAGATCCGAAAAGTTGTTTAATCCTATATTCTTAGGATTAGGATTCGGAGAAAATCCATAGCGATCAAGATGCAACGATGTCCTCAAGTTCTTAGGGCATATTTTGCGTTTTCACCATCAGTAGGCTCGAAATAACCATCATAGAAGACGCGTAGAGGATGGGCGCATCAGAGCATAGATGTTACAAAATCGTCAGTCGTAAATCTTGTGGCCCCATAACCATGCGCGATGTGGGTACCCACATCTCTCGACTCCATCACATAGAGGGTCTTCATGGTCAAGATCTTCAGTCATGTGGGAACCATTAAGAAAGATACCGTTAATTCGGACATGCACCCTACACTACCAAGTTAGGTAAGGGCCTAAAACACAACTAAGTCTCCATTAGGGCGTTTGTAGGGCACACTTAGATATCATATGGTAAAAATGAAAACatcatctttttgcattttttcgtATGCAGAATTTTCAGGACTTTAATGTGGCAATGAGGaatcgtgtatttttttaaatcttggcCGTCAAAGGGTTAAAATGCGGATAATAatacacagatttaatatatacgctagatgacgtaaataccacgatttgtattgaaaccaagcgtgccgactttttcatacaaaatttacgcataatataattttaaaattacttagataactgtgataggaaatatgttcttgcctttgggtgctcgcaatttttgggctgttgcagttaattatcatgcaacgaagcatttttcagttttcacggacgtccggttgcaacaaccggcggcgtggactgtaaagagcgacggtcaacctcgacgcttggttggggttcggacacgcgaagtagatgcatttgcgtcttctatggtatatttatttctgtgggatAATACTTACTGCCCTCAGACACGAACACGTGTATGCTAGCTGGCTCCGTGTTGCTCGCGCTGCACGTATAGTTCCCCGAGTCCTTCAGCGTGGCGTCGCGCACAGTGAGCCTGCTCTGCGTACGCGCACCCGGCTCCGTCTCCACCGTGATGCCGCCGCGCGTCGCGTCGTAGTTAATCATGCGGTCGTTATGGTACCAGAACACGTATTGAGGGGGTGTTGGACTCTGGAATTAGAAAAGCCGTTGTTAGAGAAATCGTTTTAGCAATAAGATCCTGTTAAAGTACTTATGCAGTACGAAAATGCTGACGccaaaatgtaatgtaatgtaatgcctTTCAAATTGTTATcccaaaaaaatatacctacctataggttTCTAAAACTATCCCAGTCAGGTTAGCTCCAGTATAAATATTACTGGCTCATTATACGAACAAACAAGGAAGGCAGCCATCAGAGAGGaataattttgtaaaactaGGTTACGTTGTTTTATCCTCCTGTGTCcattatcagatcagctcgatggtacagtcgccatcagatatatcggagcggccaaggtgctcacaaatatctgaacacgcctctattgtcaaggcgtgttcagatattttttgtgcacctcggcagctccgatatatctgatggcgtctgtaccataatattactttgTCACCAAacttatgtaagtaagtactcgtatttatgtgaagtttcagcacagaataaataatagtactaggtatagaagattcactctctaacaaaacgcgtctattacgacaaataaggccgctaggtggcgcaagcgcgaacaggcgtccgtagcggtgcgcggcaactactttggctagacaccaaaattggtgtgggccgcatgtacttgtagcgacgtgACGAAATCAcgaagtgagccacgcctggtttCAGCTTAATTGAATAATACAGTATACgcatacttatataaaaacattgcaagttaaataaaaccttggaaaaaggcattttttatttattcaatagcCTAAGCGAGCTGTGAACCACTCCTAATTAAGCGACATACTCGAACGTGGCGCGAATGGCGTGTCCACGGCATATTGCCGTGCGTGCCAATAAAACAAGCCTTTACGGCGCTCGTAAAATTCCAACAGTAAAGCCTACTCACGGACATATATTTGAATAGAGCGAAGCCAGGTATCAAATTATTGTTTAACTGACAGACGCACGGCATCGGCAGCTTGTCCGGCCAAGTTCGATAATTACGAGGTCCAAAAATTTCCGGCCTGACATAATAAGAGCATACATTTAcacaactatttttatttttcgataTATTCCCCCGCTATTTCAACacactttttaaatttgtaaattaGCATTTTCTATCCCCCTGTAAAAGTCACATGGGTCACTTTACCGTCTGGAGAAAATCTTTTTCCCCTTAAGTCTGCCTTAAGTTTCGAAAACAAATTGTTAACTTGTGTTAACAGCGCCAACCCTCGACGACTTATATACTTTACGCACCTAGTTCAAGAGAAGGCCCGATAGGTTTAGGATAGTAATAAGAAAGATGTACtcgtataagataaatattcACGATATGCCCAGCATATATTTGAATTCAAAAATGATCTTTTCAATCATGTCACGCGAAGTAAATGCATTTGAGTGATCTACGTAGACACATATCTACGCCAACGTCAACGAATTTTAATGTCTGTCTCTGTCAATCCAGTTAAACATAACGCTGGCGCGACGAGGACAGGGCGATTGAATTCGGGAATTGATCGGACGAGATTGGGGGTCGTAACGACTGGAGAAATGGCGGAGAGTCGTTATTGTTATTTGCGGAATTTGACCTGGGAATGTTTGAATGGGAATGTTTCGTTTTATTGATTGAAATCGAGTTTTTCCGAATGCATTAGCATTTTACTAGTACAATATGTAAATAGAACCTTATTTCTACCATTGACGATTTATGGATGAGTCATACGCACGAAGATAAACAAGAGTCGTTTCTTCAGTTGCTATAAGTTGTGTTCATattaagatttatttaattctacCTGTCATTCCGTGAAAAGGTAGATATAGTCAGCGCCAAAAGTAGTTGTAGGTAACTGTTTCATCCGCTTTTATTTGGGTTTGGAAATCTGTTTACTAGTTTTAACAATGGTCAGACAAAGAGTAGAGAGATATACTCGTGTACAACACATAGACTATGACAgataggggagaccgaggtgaattGTGACAGAGtagagttgtgacattgtcgaaTTTTTCGAACCTTTTAACTGTTAGCcagctcgcaacagtgcgcaTTTGTTAGCTAGTAAATTGAACTAACAAACACGTTatattgcgagctcgttattagttaatagattccaaaaaaatcGACGACGTCACAACTCACAACTCACCTTGATCTCCCTTACGTTTGGACGCAAACTGTaagatttacattaaaaaagtacctattccTGGGTGGCGGATGCTTTCAATTTCAATGTTATTCACAAATAAGCTTACAGTCTAATAAACCAAGGCGCTTATAGgtaatgttattataattatacatgcTATGTTACACTCACTATAAACATTTTGACGCGTTgccgttgtttcatccgctttTATTTGGGTTTGGAAATCTGCTTACTAGTTTTACcgttagtcacccgttgaccacgaacgctgtaaagggttcgaaacgtcgggatgtattataaattcaatatacgcgatataatccgttttcatagttttatttcagtgttaatattgttaaaacTAGTAAGCAGATTTCCAAACCCAAATAaaagcggatgaaacaacggcAACGCGTCACTAACGGGTGActaacgggtcacccgttgaccaccacgaacgctgtaaagggttcgaaacgtcgggatgtattataaattcaatatacgcgatataatccgttttcatagttttatttcatgagtaactatcgcggtaaccgaagacagtattaaatattaacactGCCCTTATTGTATTTTTCACCCACCAACTTAAACATTAAGCTAACAGCGATAATTTAGTGTTTATCGCAAATTGCTAGCACGTCATCGTCAGCTCGGCGCAGCTCGTTCAAACGATAATTTACTAGTTTTGTTTGTTAGCAGATTTATATCGCTAAATAATATTGAGTTATTAGCgctctaaatattttttttaaatattctataAGTTTTTGgggttgcgtacccaaagggtaaaaacgagaccctattactaagactccactgtccgtctgtccgtccgtccgtccgtctgtccgtctgtctgtctgtctgtctgtctgtctgtctgtctgcctgtctgcctgtctgcctgtctgcctgcctgtctgtctgtctgtctgtcaggtcaccaggctgtatctcattaaccttgatagctagacacttgaaaCTTTTAcaaatggtgtatttctgtcttaggagtcttagtaatagggtcccgttcttaccctttgggtacggaacccttacaaCAAGGAAGGCCACATAAAAAAGTAGACTAAAGTCATATCTAAAGTTGTAATTCAATacaattcaaaaataattatttgttataaatCTAATCGACctgttttaatttgtaaatactcGGTTATATAGAACCCATTTTTACAAATTTCTAGTATTCCATTAGATTAAGTTACAAAATATAGGATAATTCTTACAACCCTTAGCCAGATTTTGCGAtgtgaataaaatattattaataggtaACAGTTTTTCCGCGATTTCGCGGCTAGTCCcatacatagtaaaagttgttatacctataatattcaCCTCAGGTTTGGCTCACCCGTATCTAGAAATGTCCAATCTAATTCGTAAGTGACGTGGAGTCTGACCGAGTGTTAAACTAAACTGGGTCAAATTTACTTTCAGCTCTGCACTGTATTTATCCCGCTAACGTCAGTGAAATATCGTGATATGCTgcatttgtatttaaaaaaatattttaagtttaactATTTGTCGTATgccagaaaataataaatagaaatgtACAAATCTCCGCATAAGGCTTgtctttccactgaggcggagtTGAGAGGAGTAGGCCAGGAAAGCGGAGAAAAAGTGTAGATAACATCCAATGCTATTTGTAGTTATCTGTTAcaacgttttaatttcatggcagcgttgtttaattatattaattaaagttaataaCCTATAAAATGAACCTTAATAAAATTGACCGTCTGCTTCaaaatataattgttattttccTTTAGGTACTTTAACTTGACCACGCAGCGATGAAATTAAAACATTGTTACTGATCTCTGCAAGTTTCCTTTCATCTTCGCTCATCTACGCTTCAGTGAAAACGCCATGACAGCCATTGGACaactcattcaattgtttaACGTATTCTTGCGAAACAAATTCTAAAATTCAAACTGGCGTTTGGTTTTTGTGTGGTGAGGTGAGGCAGAGATGTGTCTTTAGTTGACATTAAGGGAGTTAACAGCAGCAGGGATATAATGGTTCCACGATACGAACTGGGTCATATATTTTGGAAAttctattaaatttattttatttcactcgTGTATGCATAGGTGAATGTTTTATAACTTTAAAGCCGTCGTCATATTGGTTATTTTGCGTTATTTGCTTGAATCGCTTTGATGGCGTGTAAGCTTGCTATGTAAATATTTGTACATTGGAATTAATTAAGAAGTCACGGAATAGCTTTAtacctaggtaggtatttatatacctactttatgAACTTAACGTGCAATCTAGTAACTCTCGTAATAGTGAATCTTCTCCGTACATAACCTGGGGGATTAGCCAAGATGagaatcgttgatagaaaacgccaatcaaaaattaaataatgtatgaaaatagtaacgtgacttttcgtagcgtcatcccgatatttttttcttttcggtCAGCGTTTGTCCATGTACATTCTGGCTAAGCCCCCTGGACAGAAACCGGTGGAGACAGATCCAAGCCTGATGATGACCACGATCTTCAGACatgaggcacagaataagtaatagtattatcatacagaacggccacgcacagccccgccccgactcgaattacctcgccccgcgaaaGCAGATTGAcagccgtttgccggccgctcaggccgcgtagccaacacgccaatcgctaacgctccgtagcgatcgaaacgcaactgtcactgtcgcactaatatggactagtgatagagacacaaagcgtttcgttgtcgaagcgatagcgattgtcaccttggctaggccggcagtactatttttaagcaacttactcacactatgacgcatgacgcgtgtacagacgtgccgttcacacatagaaagtatagaaacgcaagtgatttttgatgtatagcgtgcaTGAGAGTCGGACCCAGATAGAAATGGATTATACATTAGCCAAGTATGAATATGAATGCTTCGGGCACTactatttgtatgtatgtttgtatatatgtatgtaactgACCTTCTCAACGATGCATATGAGGTGTATGACGCTGCCCATATCAACGTGATGCTCTCCTGAGCCAAGTATGAAGGCTTCAGGCACCACTATTTGAAGCCGCACGTAGTGTGACACGATGCCCGTTCGTGTCGACACCTggaacaaatattttaatacatttagttACTTCTATACCAGACAGATTGAGATAAATTACtgttatcaaagaggatataataggatagagcggtactttactgtcatagtaaattttgtaaccacagtaaattcactgccatctatcgacacactttaaaactaaaaaggaagatttataaaaatacgataaaatgtatttaaatatggagaaatcatttttcttatttgcattaattatttttatatgattttcacccatgttctttcattgatatgcgttaaaattgttaaataacaaacgaaaccgtcaacgccatctatccgagagtaggccaaaggtagtggcaccatctgatcgagaatcaaattttcctcattttcgaggtacgttttttccttagactgtatccatctatttaaACTTTCATGATTTTTACTCATAAtaatgtatccatctattacggagttatatctatctttgctgttaCTGACATGTCAGATGCGACATTTCTGAAACTTCGGAATGAAACTTGTGAATGAGtgttaaggcgggattccacacATTCCACCAGCGGGAGACAccgtgcggcacaagcatttttgcactgaatatgcttgtaccgcacagtgccgcacacagTCCAGGTAActtacttataacttataagGTGTAGGGTATTCGGGTACCTAATTCCGAATGATTTTCGGgcagaggggtactgtcatagtaaatttactgccatctcgACACACGATtgaaacacaaaataaaaatatcaaaaaatgcatATATGTGTGCATAAATGATtctttttgtttgtatttattatttttatatgactttgacccatgttctttcactgatatgtgtttaaattgttaaataataaaagaaaccgtcaacgtcatcAAGCCGAGAATAGGTCAAAgtttggtattggtggtagcgccatctgtgcgagaatcaaatcaaatttgcttgatttccgaggcaccttttttccttagactgtattcatcttatacggaattacataggtctttgtTTTTGggattaggtacctacccaaTATCTGAAATTACCCAAATACatcttacttatttttattaagagtACCTaggtacttgacgtttatcttAACAATCCGgatttgtaggtaggtacatgaaCAGTAACAGACTTGAAATCTAACATAAATACAGAAGACGAAGCTATGTAACTAAACTCCGAGACTCCGAGAAATTGTACTCGCCCGAGGCAACTCCAACTTCGGTAACTCCTAATTAAATTTTCTAATTTGAATCTTAATACTATACACGTtctcttattattattcacaacgatgggacttaatcgcgtaatataagttttaaatttacatccGACGTTTCGAGTACGGCGTTGTCTCAGTGGTCTCGGAGACTGGCTAaaattgacatcaacatcttctaggcgcgcgagttttgcgaactacccgcacttggtcttgtttattaacttgaacggttaagtcccgtcgttgtgaataataatgagtaaaaatcgtgaaagtttaaatcacgCTCTCTTAGTACTACAATTCCGTCCTAAATATACTACACAATCTCtactaatatataaaaataataactgtaTGTGTTACGGCAATACCTAAAGCGCACAGAAACTGGCGGCGGCCCGTGACCCGGCTGCGATGCACCTACCATGACGTCACACACATGTCATCGCGTCATGTCACCAGGAAATTAGGTATGGAGGAAGATAGTTTTAGTCTACACAACGATCTCAAAACCCCAAAATCAAACCATACCAAGTGTCCAGCACAAATAGAAGATCGTCTGTCGACTCCAGCCTATGAGGTTGCTACATTCATCATCGAAGGAACAGGGGCCCCTGGAGAAAGTAACACGTCATCAGGTTAGTCCCAAATTACGGTCTATGCTAGGCTATAAACTACATTTCCCCAATATACTtgtgtcagtcagtcagtttagTTAGTAGAAAtggacaggatagtttttattgtggaaatcataatttaaaaaagctgAAAGGGTAGTTTTTACGGAAGTACTAATTCTACGCAAATTAACACATGGGCAGAAgctatttttgtataaatataatttcattttgatcgtaaatttcGCCTTAACTCGAAGAGAGGCTTTAACCGAGCGGGAAATTGGGGTATTTTTGTCCGTTGCGAAGGAATAATAACAGTTAATTGTAAAAGCAATTTATCATTTTCTCCCCAGGGCGAGTGTTGATACAAATAGCCGCCGCGGGGAACGAAGTCATAGGCAAATAAGGAAATATTATCTTAAGGATCAGTCAGCCGGGGGTATTAAGTTTAACTTTCCTTCGCCTGTGTTAGGTATTAATGTcggtatatatataagtatacagACATTGAACGTGCCAGTAACGTGCCGTGGCACAATAATgaattgttaaccaagggatgaaaggcacttatttctgccgaggtattttccTAAGCCAagcaatagtccgaggctgaaatgatgcctttcacccgagttaaacacactctacttttcatttcgaatacgagtaaagtaaaatgcatttgttttttttaaaacatgaccaagtatacatttttatagtatttcttaagggtactttcagttaacaatttaggcaaaagtatcgttatttatggaatggagagtcaaatattagaatggaaattgtataaaaaatccatttaaactcaaatttcaatagcttatcgtaaaaaaattaaaaaatcgtacttcgaacgtaaaatgctctagtgcagacacgtattattttctgcacaccttttagaacaaaaacGAAGAGGGTCATTGTGTCACTGAGAGGGTCaatcagagcatgagaaatgaaaaataatatttttcgaTGCAGTGTCCATAATCGTATTTATATCTATCGGTACATGGCCGTACAGACGCCGACAGACACGGCACGTGTCTAGCACGCTCAATGTCTGTAGATATAAACGGTTATTTCGTCTGAAAGGGTACTTGAAATACACTTTTTTCTTAGATTCTTCAAAAATGAACTTAATAGTTCTTCTCAGGCATTGCCGAAAGCTAAAATGAAGCAGTCTGCTGGAAAAAAtaccaattcgaacgtacattcCCATACCAGAATGATTTCATATTGTTATCATTCGTGAATTTTGCTCGTACTTGTACTAGCAGTCGTCACTCGTCTCGGCTCGGCTTAAAACATAACATCTTTTTCGCTCTTAATGCGTAGATAtaaagctttttagggttccgtacccaaagggtaaaaacgggaccctattactaagactccgctgtccatctgtccgtctgtctgtctgtcaccaggctgtatctcatgaaccgtgatagctagacagttgaaattttcacagtcatgtatttctgttgccgctataacaacaaatacttaaaagtacggaaccctcgtggcgcgagtccgactcgcacttggctggttttttctATAGGCTATTGCCGATCCCGCATCCATAGACGTGAGGAGATTCTTTGGCGGCAACAtcgatatttaattataatcaaaaCATTAATAAACGAGGCTTCCAAAAATTTTAAGAAAACCAAAAGGAATTAAAcattagaacattttttgcatGTCTATTAAAATCAATGGAAACCAGGCAAAAAGGTCACGAAAATCTATTAAATGAGCCCACGGCACCGATCTCACAGGCTGCTATCTGTCGCCTATATATCTAGCTCTCTAGCTAGGATATATTTAGCTAGGCAGCTTTGAGCCAATTTCCTGGCCCCATTTTTCACGTGAGATAAGCATTGACACCGTTAGGTAAAGGGGATTAACTGACAGAATACTGTTTTGGATAGAAAGTCGAGATGCATGGTTAATGACAGATTTTACCGTAT
Encoded here:
- the LOC134749432 gene encoding hemicentin-2-like encodes the protein MRWRVAGGMGVPLAAAVFFMLPLFTSPTGDIRHHGTSRARGWRAGAQPTTEVAANNSVSNITAQLGGTTYLHCLVGHLSERGQVSWIRKRDWHILSSGKFTYTNDERFQVLHGYDGEDWTLQIKFVQKRDNGTYECQVSTRTGIVSHYVRLQIVVPEAFILGSGEHHVDMGSVIHLICIVEKSPTPPQYVFWYHNDRMINYDATRGGITVETEPGARTQSRLTVRDATLKDSGNYTCSASNTEPASIHVFVSEGSNKMAAILRRNESAITGIASSMTCMLLLASVLLQCGLR